The Lutibacter profundi genome includes a region encoding these proteins:
- a CDS encoding TlpA family protein disulfide reductase, giving the protein MKKLLLIILLSLPAFLYAQENTRGYKVKVGEQAPKLSFSLMDGTVISNKTLKGKVVVLQFTASWCSVCRKEMPHLEQEVWQRFKNENFILIGIDLKEKPQKVKHFITQMQVTYPFAIDTKGKLFESFTLPNAGVTRNIVLDKKGEIIFLSRLYEVEEFKHMVEIIDLALKKS; this is encoded by the coding sequence ATGAAAAAATTACTCCTAATTATTTTACTCTCTTTACCTGCTTTTTTGTACGCTCAGGAAAATACAAGAGGTTATAAAGTAAAAGTTGGTGAACAAGCACCTAAATTATCGTTTTCTTTAATGGATGGTACTGTAATTTCCAATAAAACTTTAAAAGGAAAAGTTGTAGTACTTCAATTTACGGCATCTTGGTGTAGCGTATGCCGCAAAGAAATGCCTCATTTAGAACAAGAGGTTTGGCAACGATTTAAAAATGAAAATTTTATTTTAATTGGAATTGATTTAAAAGAAAAACCCCAAAAAGTAAAACACTTTATAACTCAAATGCAAGTTACCTATCCTTTTGCAATTGATACTAAAGGTAAACTTTTTGAAAGTTTTACCCTACCAAATGCAGGAGTTACAAGAAATATTGTTTTAGATAAAAAAGGGGAAATTATTTTTCTCTCTCGTTTGTATGAAGTAGAAGAGTTTAAACACATGGTAGAAATTATAGATTTAGCACTTAAAAAAAGTTAA
- a CDS encoding VF530 family DNA-binding protein produces MKTKNSDKEQPNNPLHGVKLAEILQYLVSEYGWKELGAIIKINSFNNNPTIKSSLKFLRKTPWARTKVENLYLKSIQK; encoded by the coding sequence ATGAAGACAAAAAATAGTGACAAAGAGCAGCCAAACAACCCGCTTCACGGTGTTAAATTAGCTGAAATTTTACAATACCTCGTTTCAGAATATGGGTGGAAAGAACTAGGTGCTATTATTAAAATTAACAGTTTTAATAATAATCCAACCATAAAATCAAGTCTTAAATTCTTAAGAAAAACACCATGGGCTAGAACCAAAGTTGAGAATTTATATTTAAAATCTATTCAGAAATAA
- a CDS encoding DEAD/DEAH box helicase, translated as MQFKNLQLNKPILRAISEKGYQLATPVQEQTIPLVLDKKDVIASAQTGTGKTAAFALPILQLLFDKQDAGKKAKKIRALIVSPTRELAIQIEDNFKTYGKYTNLRTTVIYGGISIEPQKDTLKKGVDILIATPGRLLDLHKQDIVNLDYVEILVLDEADLMLDMGFINDVKKIERLCPKEKQVLLFSATMPSRIIELSNSILKNPETIDVTPKSSAAESVHQKLYYVPKTKKMELCLHLLRNTIKGDILIFRRTKFGVDKLEKMLRKNGYKVNSIHGDKTQSAREDALNKFKNKQVNILIATDVASRGIDIQNLDAVINFDMPNVPEIYVHRIGRTGRAGLTGSSHSFCAADERTYIQTIEKLIGTTIPVEKEHPYPLDPKAKPEVYIKKGSNHKKGRKSAASKKNKKRWY; from the coding sequence ATGCAATTTAAAAACTTACAGTTAAACAAACCTATTTTAAGAGCCATTTCAGAAAAGGGATATCAGTTAGCTACTCCCGTACAAGAGCAAACAATTCCGTTGGTATTGGATAAAAAGGATGTAATTGCATCTGCGCAAACTGGTACAGGTAAAACAGCAGCTTTTGCATTGCCAATTTTACAGTTGTTGTTTGACAAACAAGATGCGGGTAAAAAAGCTAAAAAAATTAGGGCATTAATTGTAAGCCCAACACGTGAATTAGCCATTCAAATTGAAGATAATTTTAAAACCTACGGTAAATACACCAATTTAAGAACCACAGTTATTTACGGTGGAATTTCTATTGAGCCTCAAAAAGATACTCTTAAAAAAGGAGTTGATATTTTAATTGCAACACCTGGAAGACTCTTAGATTTACACAAACAAGATATTGTTAATTTAGATTATGTTGAAATCTTGGTTTTAGATGAAGCCGACTTAATGTTAGATATGGGTTTTATAAATGATGTAAAAAAAATTGAACGATTATGCCCAAAAGAAAAACAAGTTTTACTGTTTTCTGCAACAATGCCTAGTCGTATAATTGAATTATCAAATTCCATTTTAAAAAACCCTGAAACTATAGATGTGACACCCAAATCATCAGCCGCAGAAAGTGTACATCAAAAGCTGTATTACGTTCCTAAAACTAAAAAAATGGAATTGTGTTTACACCTATTGCGTAATACCATAAAAGGCGATATTCTTATTTTTAGGCGTACCAAATTTGGCGTTGATAAATTAGAGAAAATGCTTCGTAAAAATGGATATAAAGTTAACAGTATTCACGGTGATAAAACTCAAAGCGCTAGAGAAGATGCTTTAAATAAGTTTAAAAATAAACAAGTCAATATTTTAATTGCTACGGATGTTGCTTCTCGTGGAATTGATATTCAAAATTTAGATGCTGTTATTAATTTTGATATGCCAAATGTTCCTGAAATTTACGTTCATAGAATTGGCAGAACAGGTAGAGCTGGTTTAACAGGAAGTTCTCATTCTTTTTGTGCTGCTGATGAAAGAACTTACATTCAAACCATTGAAAAATTAATAGGTACCACTATTCCTGTTGAAAAAGAACACCCTTATCCGTTAGATCCGAAAGCAAAACCAGAAGTATACATAAAAAAAGGAAGTAACCATAAAAAGGGACGAAAATCTGCTGCTTCTAAAAAGAATAAAAAACGTTGGTATTAA
- the rlmF gene encoding 23S rRNA (adenine(1618)-N(6))-methyltransferase RlmF translates to METKKRNNKRLHLRNYHNKGYNFTELCEVYPELKEFVFINNFGTETIDFANYEAVKAINTALLFKYYNITFWDFPSDNLCPPIPGRVDYIHYLNDLLKSSGIKKNISILDIGTGASCIYPLLGNAEYGWQFVGTDIDKKSLDRANKILKKNDLTNFIELKQQANSSQILKGILDEKDRFSAVMCNPPFYRSQQEAMEANARKLEGLGSRNDSKTRNFSGKQQELWYKGGEKAFVHTYLYESSMFKTQCFWYTTLVSKKENAQSMYDSLTKLGATEIKTIPMHQGNKITRVIAWTFLSDKEQKEWNK, encoded by the coding sequence ATGGAAACTAAAAAAAGAAATAATAAACGTCTTCATCTAAGAAATTATCATAATAAAGGTTATAATTTTACTGAATTATGTGAAGTTTATCCAGAATTAAAAGAGTTTGTTTTTATAAATAATTTTGGAACAGAAACTATAGATTTTGCCAATTATGAAGCTGTAAAAGCCATAAATACAGCCTTACTATTTAAGTATTATAATATTACTTTTTGGGATTTCCCCAGTGATAATTTATGTCCGCCAATTCCGGGTAGAGTAGATTATATTCATTATTTAAATGATTTGTTAAAATCTTCAGGAATTAAAAAAAATATTTCAATTTTAGATATTGGTACTGGAGCAAGTTGTATTTATCCGTTGTTAGGAAATGCTGAATATGGTTGGCAATTTGTTGGAACAGATATTGATAAAAAATCATTGGATAGAGCTAATAAAATCCTAAAAAAGAATGACTTAACTAATTTTATTGAATTAAAACAACAAGCAAACTCATCACAAATACTTAAGGGGATTTTGGATGAAAAAGACAGATTTTCGGCAGTAATGTGTAACCCTCCATTTTATAGGTCTCAGCAAGAGGCTATGGAAGCAAATGCCCGAAAATTAGAAGGTTTAGGAAGTAGAAATGATTCTAAAACACGAAATTTTAGTGGGAAACAGCAGGAATTGTGGTATAAAGGAGGAGAAAAAGCTTTTGTGCATACTTATTTGTACGAAAGTTCCATGTTTAAAACACAATGCTTTTGGTATACTACATTGGTTTCAAAAAAAGAAAATGCACAAAGTATGTATGATTCATTAACAAAGCTGGGGGCAACAGAAATAAAAACCATTCCAATGCATCAAGGAAATAAAATCACACGTGTTATTGCTTGGACTTTTTTGAGCGACAAAGAACAGAAAGAGTGGAATAAGTAA
- a CDS encoding TetR/AcrR family transcriptional regulator, which produces MAIRQKCDKKRTALLNATLHLVNNQGFHAAPMSKIAKMAEMSPATIYIYFENKQDLINKLYLEVKKSFSEYAFSNYSENLSIEKGFKLIWYNIADFKLNKIEEAIFLSQCDNTPMIDEQSRQEGIKHLQPLLDLWERGQKEGIIKSLSPYILYAFTIYPLAFLMINQQRNFCKLDKIKLDDAFKSAWNSIKV; this is translated from the coding sequence ATGGCTATTAGACAAAAATGTGATAAAAAACGTACTGCTTTATTAAATGCAACACTTCATTTGGTAAACAATCAAGGGTTTCATGCTGCACCAATGTCTAAAATTGCGAAAATGGCTGAAATGTCACCTGCAACTATTTACATTTATTTTGAAAATAAGCAGGATTTAATAAATAAGTTATACTTAGAAGTTAAAAAATCATTTAGCGAATATGCATTTAGTAATTATTCTGAAAATTTATCTATTGAAAAAGGATTCAAATTAATTTGGTATAATATTGCCGATTTTAAATTAAATAAAATTGAAGAAGCTATATTTTTATCTCAATGTGATAATACTCCAATGATTGATGAACAAAGTAGGCAAGAAGGTATTAAACATTTACAACCTTTGTTAGATTTATGGGAACGTGGACAAAAAGAAGGAATTATAAAGTCTCTTTCTCCTTATATTTTATATGCTTTTACAATTTACCCTCTTGCTTTTTTAATGATAAATCAACAACGAAATTTCTGTAAATTAGATAAAATTAAATTGGATGATGCATTTAAATCTGCTTGGAATAGTATAAAAGTTTAA
- a CDS encoding nitroreductase family protein has translation MELLDKLNWRYAAKAMNGEKVSEEKIANIIEAARLAPTSSGLQPFEIIIVKNQKIKEQIKPFAWNQSVITDCSHLLVFAAWDTYTADRINKMFDLTNEIRGFKNEGWENYRQMLLNNYPQKDAEENFNHAAKQAYIAFSAAIIAAAYEGVDTTPIEGFEPAEVDKILGLREKGLRSCVMLAIGYRDADSDWLVNLKKVRKSTKDLVTIIE, from the coding sequence ATGGAATTATTAGATAAATTAAATTGGAGATACGCTGCAAAAGCAATGAACGGAGAAAAAGTATCCGAAGAAAAAATTGCCAATATTATTGAAGCTGCACGTTTAGCTCCAACCTCAAGTGGTTTGCAACCCTTTGAAATTATTATTGTAAAAAATCAAAAAATTAAAGAACAAATTAAACCCTTTGCTTGGAATCAATCTGTAATAACCGATTGTTCTCATTTATTAGTATTTGCAGCTTGGGATACTTACACTGCAGACCGTATTAATAAAATGTTCGATTTAACCAATGAAATTAGAGGGTTTAAAAATGAAGGCTGGGAAAATTATCGCCAAATGTTATTAAACAACTATCCTCAAAAAGATGCAGAAGAAAACTTTAACCACGCCGCAAAACAAGCATATATCGCATTTTCAGCTGCAATTATTGCCGCTGCTTATGAAGGTGTTGATACTACGCCAATAGAAGGATTTGAACCTGCTGAAGTTGACAAAATTTTAGGCCTACGTGAAAAAGGATTACGAAGCTGTGTTATGCTTGCAATTGGTTATAGAGATGCTGATTCAGATTGGTTAGTAAACTTGAAAAAAGTGAGAAAATCAACTAAAGATTTAGTAACTATTATTGAATAA
- a CDS encoding iron-containing alcohol dehydrogenase, with the protein MNNFQFKNPTKILFGKNQIENLTNETPKNAKILLLYGGGSIKKNGIYNQVIKALSNFEVIEFGGIPANPEYEVLMDALKIIKKENITFLLAVGGGSVIDGTKFLAAAALYKGEEPWNILKNNERVFKGLPFGTVLTLPATGSEMNSGAVITRKETKEKFAMGGPGLFPQFSILDPQVVASIPQRQIANGLADAFTHVLEQYMTYPVNGLLQDRLAESILQTLIEVAPKIMKDTTDYDAAANFMWSCTLALNGLIQQGVPSDWAIHMIGHELTALYGIDHARTLAIITESHYTLNFEDKKEKLAQYAERVWNVTEGTAEEKAKAGIEKTTAFFQSLGIKTKLSEYTKDYKGTAELISKRFEERGWKGLGEHGKVTPNDVEKIVKMSY; encoded by the coding sequence ATGAATAATTTTCAATTTAAAAATCCGACAAAGATTTTATTTGGGAAAAACCAAATTGAAAATCTTACAAACGAAACTCCTAAAAATGCTAAAATATTGCTTCTTTATGGCGGTGGAAGTATTAAAAAAAATGGAATTTACAATCAAGTAATAAAAGCACTTTCCAATTTTGAAGTGATTGAATTTGGAGGAATCCCGGCAAATCCAGAATATGAAGTGCTAATGGATGCCTTAAAAATTATAAAAAAAGAAAACATCACTTTTTTATTAGCTGTAGGAGGAGGCTCTGTTATTGATGGAACTAAATTTTTAGCAGCTGCTGCATTATATAAAGGTGAAGAGCCTTGGAATATTTTAAAAAATAACGAACGAGTTTTTAAAGGATTGCCTTTTGGAACTGTGCTTACATTACCTGCAACAGGTTCAGAAATGAATTCGGGGGCAGTAATTACACGTAAAGAAACCAAAGAAAAATTTGCAATGGGAGGTCCGGGATTGTTTCCTCAATTTTCAATTTTAGACCCACAAGTAGTTGCATCTATTCCTCAACGCCAAATTGCAAATGGTTTAGCCGATGCTTTCACCCATGTTTTAGAACAATATATGACTTATCCTGTAAACGGTCTTTTACAAGATCGTTTAGCTGAAAGCATTTTACAAACCTTAATTGAAGTTGCTCCTAAAATAATGAAAGACACAACGGATTATGATGCTGCAGCAAACTTTATGTGGAGTTGTACTTTAGCTTTAAACGGATTAATTCAACAAGGCGTTCCATCCGATTGGGCAATACATATGATAGGTCATGAATTAACTGCTTTGTATGGTATAGACCATGCTCGTACTTTAGCTATTATAACTGAAAGTCATTACACCTTAAATTTTGAAGATAAAAAGGAAAAACTAGCACAATATGCCGAACGAGTTTGGAACGTTACTGAAGGAACGGCAGAAGAAAAAGCAAAAGCTGGTATTGAAAAAACAACTGCTTTTTTTCAATCTTTAGGAATTAAAACCAAACTTTCAGAATATACAAAAGACTATAAGGGAACAGCAGAACTAATTTCAAAACGTTTTGAAGAACGTGGTTGGAAAGGTTTAGGTGAACATGGAAAAGTAACTCCAAACGATGTTGAAAAAATAGTAAAAATGAGTTATTAA
- a CDS encoding pyridoxal phosphate-dependent decarboxylase family protein has translation MDSLVNKIAALEKVSKELNPSLKERESINQDVQEFINNFLENLANYPAYVNENPNIEKLSIQENKKNLKELLADFNSEVVLKGIKPASGKHLGYVPGGGIYVAAIGDFLASVTNEYAGMYYASPGAVTIENELLNWMKNIFGFPKKAVGNLTSGGSIANLIALTAARDKYQIKNEKTQKSVIYLSPQAHHCIHKALRIIGLEDVNVTLLELDAISKIDTGKLATIIKEDKEKGLNPFLVIASAGTTDTGAIDPLEEIGSIAKKFNLWYHIDAAYGGFFILSENRKHLFKGIEMADSLVVDPHKGLFLPYGIGAVLIKDKEAVFHSHHYTADYMQDAVSDTMQVNPSDVSPELTKHFRGLRMWLPLQIHGVKPFIASIEEKLLLTEYFRNKLIEIGFELGPKPDLTVSYFWYPSKEVDENEFNKKLMEIIHNDGDVFLSSTKIKGKFVIRMAILSIRTKTATIDTAIEMIQKCLKQTKDAFSI, from the coding sequence ATGGATAGTTTAGTTAATAAAATTGCTGCTTTAGAAAAAGTTTCTAAAGAATTAAATCCGTCACTTAAAGAACGGGAAAGTATAAATCAAGATGTTCAAGAATTTATCAATAATTTTCTTGAGAACTTAGCAAATTATCCTGCATACGTTAATGAGAATCCAAATATTGAGAAATTATCAATTCAAGAAAACAAGAAAAATTTAAAGGAATTATTGGCTGATTTTAATTCAGAAGTTGTGTTAAAAGGTATCAAGCCTGCATCTGGAAAACATTTAGGTTATGTGCCCGGAGGAGGTATATACGTAGCTGCAATTGGAGATTTTTTAGCAAGTGTTACCAATGAATATGCCGGAATGTATTACGCTTCTCCTGGGGCAGTTACTATTGAAAACGAACTCTTGAATTGGATGAAAAATATTTTTGGGTTTCCAAAAAAAGCTGTCGGTAACCTTACATCAGGTGGCTCAATTGCAAATTTAATAGCTTTAACAGCAGCGAGAGATAAATACCAAATTAAAAATGAAAAAACACAAAAAAGTGTTATTTATTTAAGTCCGCAGGCACATCATTGTATTCATAAAGCACTACGAATTATAGGTTTGGAAGATGTTAATGTTACGTTGCTAGAGCTAGATGCCATTTCAAAAATTGACACAGGTAAACTAGCAACTATAATTAAGGAAGATAAAGAAAAAGGCTTGAACCCTTTTTTAGTAATTGCTTCTGCTGGAACAACAGATACTGGAGCAATTGATCCATTAGAAGAAATAGGTAGTATTGCCAAAAAATTCAATTTATGGTATCATATTGATGCAGCTTATGGTGGATTCTTTATTTTATCAGAAAACAGAAAGCATCTTTTTAAAGGAATTGAAATGGCAGATTCTTTGGTTGTAGACCCACATAAAGGATTATTTTTACCCTATGGTATAGGAGCTGTATTGATAAAAGACAAAGAAGCTGTTTTTCATTCACATCATTATACAGCCGATTATATGCAAGATGCTGTATCAGACACAATGCAAGTAAACCCTTCGGATGTATCGCCTGAATTAACAAAGCACTTTAGAGGTTTAAGAATGTGGTTGCCTTTACAAATACACGGAGTAAAACCTTTTATAGCAAGTATTGAAGAAAAATTATTGCTTACAGAATACTTCAGAAATAAGTTGATTGAAATAGGGTTTGAATTAGGACCAAAACCCGATTTAACAGTGAGTTATTTTTGGTATCCATCAAAAGAAGTTGATGAAAATGAGTTTAATAAAAAACTCATGGAAATTATTCATAATGATGGAGATGTATTTTTAAGCTCTACAAAAATTAAAGGGAAGTTTGTAATAAGAATGGCAATTCTTTCAATAAGAACAAAAACAGCAACTATTGATACAGCAATTGAAATGATTCAAAAATGCTTGAAACAAACTAAAGACGCTTTTTCAATATAA
- the rsmI gene encoding 16S rRNA (cytidine(1402)-2'-O)-methyltransferase, translating to MSKLYLVPTPIGNLEDITLRAIKVLKEVDLILAEDTRTSGKLLKHFEITTHMHSHHMHNEHKTVANIVQRIKNGDNIALISDAGTPAISDPGFLLTRACIENDVEIECLPGATAFVPALVNSGLPNDKFVFEGFLPVKKGRQTRLLLLAEETRTMIFYESPHKLLKTLTHFEEYFGNNRLISVSRELTKLYEETIRGTVSEVVEYFTTKPPKGEFVIVVSGKKQKE from the coding sequence ATGTCAAAACTTTATTTAGTACCAACACCCATTGGAAATTTAGAAGATATTACGTTAAGAGCGATTAAAGTTTTAAAAGAAGTTGATTTAATTTTAGCTGAAGATACGCGTACCAGTGGTAAATTATTAAAACACTTTGAAATTACAACTCATATGCACAGCCACCATATGCACAACGAACATAAAACGGTTGCTAATATTGTACAACGCATTAAAAATGGTGATAATATTGCTTTAATTTCTGATGCTGGTACACCTGCAATCTCCGATCCAGGATTTTTATTAACACGCGCTTGTATAGAAAATGATGTTGAGATTGAATGTTTACCTGGCGCAACAGCTTTTGTTCCCGCACTTGTAAATAGTGGTTTGCCAAACGATAAATTTGTGTTTGAAGGCTTTTTACCTGTAAAGAAAGGACGACAAACACGTTTACTGTTATTAGCTGAAGAAACTAGAACGATGATTTTTTATGAATCTCCTCATAAATTACTAAAAACATTGACTCATTTTGAAGAATATTTTGGAAATAATCGTTTAATTTCAGTTTCAAGAGAGTTAACCAAATTGTACGAAGAAACAATTAGAGGAACTGTTTCAGAAGTTGTTGAGTATTTCACAACAAAACCACCCAAAGGTGAATTTGTTATTGTAGTTAGTGGGAAAAAGCAAAAAGAGTAG
- a CDS encoding cupin domain-containing protein: MKPINISEKFKLFNEHWTPKKIGELNGQQLLLAKLKGEFIWHTHENEDELFHIIKGRLIIEFRDKIVELNEGEIVIIPKGVEHKPIAKEEVHVLLFEPLAIKHTGNVINNLTVETFENI; this comes from the coding sequence ATGAAACCAATTAATATTTCTGAAAAATTCAAACTGTTTAATGAACACTGGACTCCTAAAAAAATTGGAGAATTAAACGGGCAACAGCTATTGTTAGCCAAATTAAAAGGTGAATTTATTTGGCATACTCATGAAAACGAAGATGAACTTTTTCATATTATAAAGGGTCGTTTAATTATTGAATTTAGAGATAAAATAGTGGAGTTAAATGAAGGAGAAATCGTTATTATTCCAAAAGGTGTTGAACATAAACCAATTGCAAAAGAAGAAGTTCACGTTTTATTATTTGAACCTCTAGCCATTAAACACACCGGAAATGTAATCAATAATTTAACCGTTGAAACATTCGAAAACATATAA